Proteins encoded in a region of the Megalops cyprinoides isolate fMegCyp1 chromosome 3, fMegCyp1.pri, whole genome shotgun sequence genome:
- the LOC118774830 gene encoding thymosin beta-a-like, which yields MSDNNPVKEEVQNFDKKCLKKTTTEEKNTLPSKEDIEQEKKASCTEASK from the exons ATGAGTGACAACAATCCCGTCAAAGAGGAAGTGCAGAACTTTGACAAGAAGTGTTTAAAGAAGACCACCACGGAAGAGAAGAACACCCTGCCCTCCAAGGAGG ATATTGAACAAGAGAAGAAAGCGTCTTGCACTGAAGCCTCCAAATGA
- the LOC118774433 gene encoding protein transport protein sec31-like, with protein sequence MNSPKKEKAMPQASVSESRPSSPIAYQNPMFTSDMQGGPRLPPASARQSQETFPMATQPSKPQRYVPGQPSRNNASYNPYAEPQPTRNPYEPQNRYDDYRRPTDSPNMTNGMTRGGMSGFSQPSLAAPPYGTPDYNSSRPLFPRAQVTRPY encoded by the exons ATGAACAG TCCCAAGAAAGAAAAGGCAATGCCACAAGCATCTGTTAGTGAAAGCAGACCCAGCTCTCCAATTGCATACCAAAATCCAATGTTCACCTCTGACATGCAG GGAGGCCCTAGGCTTCCGCCAGCCAGTGCAAGGCAGTCTCAAGAGACATTCCCCATGGCGACCCAGCCAAGCAAACCACAACG CTATGTCCCTGGCCAGCCCTCAAGGAATAATGCATCCTATAACCCCTATGCCGAGCCCCAGCCCACCAGGAACCCATATGAGCCACAAAACAGATATGATGATTACAGGAGACCCACAGACTCCCCCAACATGACAAATGGCATGACG AGAGGTGGCATGTCTGGATTTTCCCAACCAAGTCTGGCTGCACCACCCTATGGCACCCCAGACTACAACAGTTCCAGGCCGCTGTTTCCTCGGGCTCAGGTGACACGACCATATTGA
- the LOC118775039 gene encoding zinc finger protein 711-like: MDQGGGVLELQLQDSKMPHTMIMQDFVAGMGGMAHIDGDHIVVSVPEAVLVSDVVTDEGITLEHGLEEEVVEGPDIGSDDMVTAEGMIVSESVLGTEVAIEEALDSNHHVLTTDLIEESVRVPDQVFEMVSEEVMVSNCDAEAVIQAHEGMPASTVTIKTEDDEDGKSTSEDYLMISLDEVGEKLDIGNTPLKISTEVTQDDCSKEGGYGSEVIKVYIFKAEADEDVEIGGTEVVTESDFHNGHAVLEPGGIGRSSREKMVYMAVKDSSQEDEDINCSEIADEVYMEVIVGEEEAPAIQESLADSPVNKTFVPVAWAAAYGNSLDSRMENKNGAATQYLQISDSLNTSRVLKQKAKKKKKGETRQCQTAVIIGPDGQPLTVYPCHICGKKFKSRGFLKRHMKNHPDHMFKKKYQCTDCDFTTNKKASFHNHLEGHKLIIKSEKVPEFTEYTRRYREASPLSSNKLILRDKEPKLHKCKYCDYETAEQGLLNRHLLAVHSKNFAHVCVECAKGFRHPSELKKHMRTHTGEKPYQCQHCEFRCADQSNLKTHIKSKHGTELPYKCGHCPQAFADDKELQKHMEIFQGHKAHQCPHCDHKSTNSSDLKRHIISVHTKDFPHKCEVCEKGFHRPSELKKHSETHKGNKVHQCRHCDFKISDPFTLSRHILSVHTKDLPFKCKRCKRGFRQQNELKKHMKTHSGRKVYQCQYCEYNTTDASGFKRHVISIHTKDYPHRCDYCKKGFRRPSEKNQHIMRHHKDVLM; the protein is encoded by the exons ATGGACCAAGGTGGAGGGGTCTTGGAGCTTCAGCTGCAGGACTCAAAAATGCCCCACACGATGATAATGCAAGACTTTG TGGCGGGCATGGGGGGCATGGCCCACATTGACGGCGATCACATCGTGGTGTCGGTACCGGAGGCGGTGCTGGTGTCGGACGTGGTTACCGACGAGGGTATCACGCTGGAGCAcggcctggaggaggaggtggtggaagGGCCAGACATCGGCTCCGACGACATGGTGACGGCGGAGGGCATGATCGTGTCGGAGTCCGTGCTCGGGACGGAGGTCGCCATCGAGGAGGCGCTGGACTCCAATCACCATGTCCTGACCACTGACCTCATCGAAGAGTCAGTGCGTGTCCCTGACCAGGTCTTTGAGATGGTGTCTGAGGAGGTCATGGTCTCTAACTGTGACGCGGAGGCAGTCATCCAGGCGCATGAGGGCATGCCAGCTTCCACTGTCACCATCAAGACGGAGGATGATGAGGATGGTAAAAGCACCTCAGAGGACTACCTGATGATATCTT TGGATGAGGTTGGGGAGAAGCTGGACATCGGGAACACTCCCCTGAAGATAAGTACCGAGGTTACACAGGATGACTGTTCCAAGGAGGGTGGTTATGGCTCTGAGGTCATTAAGGTCTACATATTCAAGGCAGAAGCAGACGAAGATGTAGAAATAG gtggGACAGAGGTTGTGACAGAGAGTGACTTCCACAATGGCCACGCTGTGCTAGAGCCAGGTGGCATTGGCAGGTCATCCCGGGAGAAGATGGTCTACATGGCAGTGAAGGACTCCTCTCAGGAAGACGAGGACATCA aCTGCTCAGAGATTGCGGATGAGGTTTACATGGAGGTGATCGTGGGTGAGGAAGAGGCCCCTGCCATCCAGGAATCTCTGGCTGACTCCCCTGTCAACAAAACCTTTGTCCCAGTGGCCTGGGCTGCTGCCTATG GTAACAGTCTGGACAGCAGAATGGAAAACAAGAACGGTGCAGCCACCCAGTACTTGCAAATCAGTGACAGCCTCAACACCAGCAGGGTCCTCAAACAGAaggccaagaagaagaagaagggggaGACGCGGCAGTGCCAGACTG CTGTGATCATTGGTCCGGATGGGCAGCCTTTAACGGTGTACCCCTGTCACATTTGTGGTAAGAAGTTCAAGTCCCGGGGCTTTCTGAAAAGGCACATGAAGAATCACCCAGACCACATGTTCAAAAAGAAATACCAGTGCACAGACTGTGACTTCACTACCAACAAGAAGGCCAGCTTCCACAACCACCTGGAGGGCCACAAGCTCATCATCAAGAGCGAGAAGGTGCCCGAGTTCACGGAGTACACGCGGCGCTACCGCGAGGCCAGCCCGCTCAGCTCCAACAAGCTCATCCTGCGCGACAAGGAGCCCAAGCTGCACAAGTGCAAGTACTGCGACTACGAGACGGCCGAGCAGGGCCTGCTCAACCGCCACCTGCTGGCCGTGCACAGCAAGAACTTTGCCCACGTGTGCGTGGAGTGCGCCAAGGGCTTCCGGCACCCGTCGGAGCTCAAGAagcacatgcgcacgcacaccgGCGAGAAGCCCTACCAGTGCCAGCACTGCGAGTTCCGCTGCGCCGACCAGTCCAACCTAAAGACTCACATTAAGAGCAAGCACGGCACCGAGCTGCCCTACAAGTGCGGACACTGCCCGCAGGCCTTCGCCGACGACAAGGAGCTGCAGAAGCACATGGAGATCTTCCAGGGCCACAAGGCGCACCAGTGCCCGCACTGCGACCACAAGAGCACCAACTCCAGCGACCTCAAGCGTCACATCATCTCCGTGCACACCAAGGACTTCCCGCACAAGTGCGAGGTGTGCGAGAAGGGGTTCCACCGGCCCTCCGAGCTCAAGAAGCACTCAGAGACTCACAAGGGCAACAAAGTGCACCAGTGCCGGCACTGTGACTTCAAGATCTCCGACCCCTTCACGCTCAGCCGCCACATCCTGTCTGTCCACACCAAGGACCTGCCCTTCAAGTGCAAGCGCTGCAAGCGGGGCTTCCGGCAGCAGAATGAACTGAAGAAGCACATGAAGACGCACAGCGGCCGGAAAGTGTATCAGTGCCAATACTGCGAGTACAACACTACGGACGCCTCAGGTTTCAAGCGGCACGTCATTTCCATTCACACCAAGGACTACCCCCACCGCTGTGATTACTGTAAGAAGGGCTTCCGCAGGCCCTCGGAAAAGAACCAGCATATAATGCGGCACCACAAAGAtgtgttaatgtaa